In Gadus chalcogrammus isolate NIFS_2021 chromosome 1, NIFS_Gcha_1.0, whole genome shotgun sequence, one DNA window encodes the following:
- the tnni1a gene encoding troponin I, slow skeletal muscle isoform X1, with the protein MLKSLMVAKAKEELEQEVMVKEDEKDKYLSERAPPLQTSGMTIGQLQDLCRELHSKIDEVDEERYDIEAKVMLNTREIKDLNIKVLDLRGKFKRPSLRRVRVSADAILRSLLGSKHKVSMDLRANLKSVKKEDTEKKRPVEDSDWRKNVEAMSGMEGRKKMFDAASGPAQ; encoded by the exons ATGCTCAAG AGTCTGATGGTGGCAAAAGctaaggaggagctggagcaggaggtcATGGTCAAGGAGGATGAAAAGGACAAGTACCTGTCAGAGAGAGCTCCTCCACTTCAAACGAGTGGCATGACCATCGGCCAGCTACAG GACTTGTGCCGAGAGCTTCACTCCAAGATAGATGAGGTGGATGAAGAGCGCTACGACATTGAGGCCAAAGTCATGCTCAACACTCGGGAG aTCAAGGACCTGAACATCAAAGTGCTGGACCTGAGGGGCAAGTTCAAGAGGCCCAGCCTGAGGCGTGTCCGGGTGTCGGCCGACGCCATCCTGCGCTCCCTGCTGGGCTCCAAGCACAAGGTGTCCATGGACCTCAGGGCCAACCTCAAGTCTGTGAAGAAGGAGGACACTGAGAAG aAGAGGCCGGTGGAGGACAGTGACTGGAGGAAGAACGTGGAGGCCATGTCAGGGATGGAGGGCAGGAAGAAAATGTTTGATGCTGCCAGTGGCCCCGCCCAGTGA
- the tnni1a gene encoding troponin I, slow skeletal muscle isoform X2, translated as MLKSLMVAKAKEELEQEVMVKEDEKDKYLSERAPPLQTSGMTIGQLQDLCRELHSKIDEVDEERYDIEAKVMLNTREIKDLNIKVLDLRGKFKRPSLRRVRVSADAILRSLLGSKHKVSMDLRANLKSVKKEDTEKRPVEDSDWRKNVEAMSGMEGRKKMFDAASGPAQ; from the exons ATGCTCAAG AGTCTGATGGTGGCAAAAGctaaggaggagctggagcaggaggtcATGGTCAAGGAGGATGAAAAGGACAAGTACCTGTCAGAGAGAGCTCCTCCACTTCAAACGAGTGGCATGACCATCGGCCAGCTACAG GACTTGTGCCGAGAGCTTCACTCCAAGATAGATGAGGTGGATGAAGAGCGCTACGACATTGAGGCCAAAGTCATGCTCAACACTCGGGAG aTCAAGGACCTGAACATCAAAGTGCTGGACCTGAGGGGCAAGTTCAAGAGGCCCAGCCTGAGGCGTGTCCGGGTGTCGGCCGACGCCATCCTGCGCTCCCTGCTGGGCTCCAAGCACAAGGTGTCCATGGACCTCAGGGCCAACCTCAAGTCTGTGAAGAAGGAGGACACTGAGAAG AGGCCGGTGGAGGACAGTGACTGGAGGAAGAACGTGGAGGCCATGTCAGGGATGGAGGGCAGGAAGAAAATGTTTGATGCTGCCAGTGGCCCCGCCCAGTGA